Below is a window of Nocardia asteroides DNA.
CGGGGCAACTGGCCAGAAAATCACAGGCAACGGCCACTGCGGACGATGGGCGGGATTGTCGGTGAACTGTGGTCGGAGGCTGGACGTGGTGGTGAGCGCACGAGCGGGCGTGATGGTTCCGGCCGTGGAATGCGGGCTGGCCAGGGTACGCGCCCAGATCGCCGAAGGGCTGGCGCCGATCGGCGTGCGGGAGATCCCCGTGGCCGACGCGATCGGGGCCACGCTGGCCGCCGCGCTCACCACGGGTGGGCCCCTGCCCCGGGTCGACAGTGCCGCGATGGACGGGTACGCCGTCGCCGGGCCGGGTCCCTGGTGGCGGTTGCACGAACAGATCAGGTACGCGGGCCGGGCCTGCTCGGTGGTGCTCGCGCCCGGTGAGGCGGTCCGCATCGCGACCGGCGCCGCCACCCCGCTGGGCACCACCGCCACCCTGCGCGACGAACATGTGGTGACGACCTCGGTCTCCGGGCAGCCGGTGGTCATGCGCGCCCCCGGCGCCCCGGTGCGCGACGACACCCGGCGCCAGGGCGAGCACTGGCACAGCGGCGTCGAACTCGCGGGGGCGGGCACCCGGGTGTCGGCCGCGCTGGTCTCGGCGGCGCTGAGCGCGGAGGCCGAGACCGTCACCGTGCGCGGGCCGTTGCGCGCCGATGTCGTGATGACCGGCGACGAGATCCGGGCCGTGGGCCCGCTGGGCGCCGGGGAGACCAGGGATTCGCTGGGTCCGGTGCTGCCGCAGTTCCTGCGCTGCTGCGATATCGAGAGCACCGGGCTGTGGCATCTGTCCGACGGCCATGACCTGCTGCGCTCCTGGCTGACGCTCAAATCCCACGCCGACCTGGTCGTCATGGTCGGGGCCACCGGTCGCGGCGCCGCCGATCACCTGCGCGCGCTGCTGGCCGAACTCGGCGCCCGCATCGTCGTGGAACGGGTCGCCCTGCGGCCCGGCGGGTCCACCCTGGTGGCCCAGCTACCCGACGGGCGGGTGCTGCTCGGCCTGCCCGGCAACCCGTTCGCGGCGGTCGCGGCGCTGCTGGCGATCGGTCCCGCCGTGGTCGACGCGCTCACCCTGCGCCTGCCCGCGCCCGCCATGTGGGGCAGGCTCTCCGACGCCGGGGTGATGGAAGGCGAGTCGACCCGGATCGTGCCCATCCAGCAGCAGACCGGCGGGGTGTGGCGCAGCACCGGTCCCGCGCACACCCCGCACCTGGCCGGGCTCATCGGCTGCCAGGCGCTGGCCGTCCTGCCGCCCGGCACCGGCCGCGGCACGCTCGTCGAACTGCTGCCGCTGCCGCACTGAGCTCCTCAGTGCCACCGCCCGTAGCGCGGGAAGACCGCGCGGGCGGCCTCGTCGGCGACCTCGACGAGGACCCGGGCCAGCCTGCTCGTCCCCGGCGCCCGCGCGCCACCGAGCCTGCCCGACAGCGACAGCGCGCCGACGGCGCCCGGCACCCGGCCGCGGATCGGCACCGCCACGCACACCACGCCGGCGACCGACTCCTCCCGGTCGACCGCGACCCCCTGATGCTCGCGCACCCGGTCCAGTTCGCGATGCAGCTCGGCCCGCTGTCCGATGGTGCGTGCGGTGAGCCGCGGCAGCCGCTCCCGGAACGCCAGCTCGACCACGCTCGGTTCCAGCGTCGCCAGCAGGGCCTTCCCGATCGCGGTGCTGTGCGCGGGCATCCGACCGCCCAGGCGGGTGGGAATGGCGTCGCCACAGCGGCCCGCCGCCTTGTCCAGATAGAGCACCTCGGGCCCGTCGAGGACCCCGAGATGCCCGACCATTCCCGTGCGCTGGCACACCTCCTGCAGCAGCGGGCTCACCGCCTCCCTGATCTCGTTGTGTTCGACGGCGAGACCGCCGAGTTCGAGTGCCCTGGTGCCGAGCCGGTAACCGCCGGGAGCGTGCGCGAGCCACCGCAACCGGACCATCTGATCGATGATGCGGTGCACGCTCGACCGCGGTAGCCCGGTCCGTTCGGCGACATCGAGCAGGGTGCGGACCGGGATCGTCCCGTCGAAGGCGTCCAGGATCAGCGTCATCCGCTCGATCATCGAGACCGGCGGCACGCCGCCGCGCTGGGCCTGCCGGGGCTGGACGGGCACGTCGACCGTCATGGGGTCACCTCATCACTTCTCGCTGGTGTTCCCCCTCACAGTGCCGTCACGACACCGCCGGGAAATCCCGGAAACTACGGAGATCGGCCCCGGACTACGGATCTTCGCCGGCTCGGTACACCGGCGGCTCCGTCCACCTTCGGCACAGCGCGATCCCGGCGGCGGATCCGGTCTCACTCAGCGGCGGCCGGACTCCGTCCAGCGGGATCTGCCGGTCCCCGAGCGCCGGGGACGCGGCACAGTCAGAGGGTGTTGCGGCTGGCCCAGGCGGCGACCTGGGTGCGGGAGGTGAAGCCGAGTTTGGTGAGGATGTGGTCGA
It encodes the following:
- a CDS encoding molybdopterin-binding protein → MSARAGVMVPAVECGLARVRAQIAEGLAPIGVREIPVADAIGATLAAALTTGGPLPRVDSAAMDGYAVAGPGPWWRLHEQIRYAGRACSVVLAPGEAVRIATGAATPLGTTATLRDEHVVTTSVSGQPVVMRAPGAPVRDDTRRQGEHWHSGVELAGAGTRVSAALVSAALSAEAETVTVRGPLRADVVMTGDEIRAVGPLGAGETRDSLGPVLPQFLRCCDIESTGLWHLSDGHDLLRSWLTLKSHADLVVMVGATGRGAADHLRALLAELGARIVVERVALRPGGSTLVAQLPDGRVLLGLPGNPFAAVAALLAIGPAVVDALTLRLPAPAMWGRLSDAGVMEGESTRIVPIQQQTGGVWRSTGPAHTPHLAGLIGCQALAVLPPGTGRGTLVELLPLPH
- a CDS encoding IclR family transcriptional regulator — protein: MTVDVPVQPRQAQRGGVPPVSMIERMTLILDAFDGTIPVRTLLDVAERTGLPRSSVHRIIDQMVRLRWLAHAPGGYRLGTRALELGGLAVEHNEIREAVSPLLQEVCQRTGMVGHLGVLDGPEVLYLDKAAGRCGDAIPTRLGGRMPAHSTAIGKALLATLEPSVVELAFRERLPRLTARTIGQRAELHRELDRVREHQGVAVDREESVAGVVCVAVPIRGRVPGAVGALSLSGRLGGARAPGTSRLARVLVEVADEAARAVFPRYGRWH